The sequence TCACCACGCATTTCGACCTGGCCCGCCGGGCCCTGGAGGCAGGCAAGCACGTCTTCGTGGAGAAGCCCTTGGCCCTTACTTCCCGCGATGCCCAGGAGCTGGTGGATCTCGCCGGCGAGCGAGGGCGCACCCTGATGGTGGGCCATCTGCTCCACTATCACCCGGCCGTCACGGCTCTCGAGAAGCTGGTCGAGGCGGGCGAACTCGGCGAACTCCGGCACTTGCGGTGCATCCGGTTCAACCTCGGAAAGTTGCGGGCGGAGGAGAACGTCTTGTGGAGCTTTGCGCCGCATGACCTCTCGCTCACGCTGCGCTTCGTCGGGCGCGAGCCCGAAAGCGTGCGAGCGGTCGGCCACAAGATCCTGGGGACGCCACGCGAGGACATCGTGTATGCCGACCTCGACTTCGGGGCCGTCAAGGGCCAGGTCCAGGTGTCGTGGATCGACCCCATCAAGCAGCACCAGTTCATGCTCATCGGCACCAGGCGAATGGCGGTCTTCAACGACATCCTCGAGGAGGGGAAGCTGCGCCTCTACGATCGGGGGTTCGACCCGGTCGACGGGACCCTCGCCATCCGGGACAACCCGGAGCGCTGGATCGATCTGCCGCCGGCGGAGCCGATGCGGGCCGAACTCGAGGATTTCCTGCGCTGCTGCCAGGCCGGCGACGAGCCGGTCGCAAGCGGGAAGGACGGCGTCCGGGTAGTCCGGACGCTCGAACGGATCAGCGCGGCGATGCTGGCCGAGAGAGAGGTGGCGCTTGGCCGCTGACCCGACGACCAGGCCTTACTTCGTCCACGACTCGAGCTACGT comes from Candidatus Tanganyikabacteria bacterium and encodes:
- a CDS encoding Gfo/Idh/MocA family oxidoreductase, which encodes TTHFDLARRALEAGKHVFVEKPLALTSRDAQELVDLAGERGRTLMVGHLLHYHPAVTALEKLVEAGELGELRHLRCIRFNLGKLRAEENVLWSFAPHDLSLTLRFVGREPESVRAVGHKILGTPREDIVYADLDFGAVKGQVQVSWIDPIKQHQFMLIGTRRMAVFNDILEEGKLRLYDRGFDPVDGTLAIRDNPERWIDLPPAEPMRAELEDFLRCCQAGDEPVASGKDGVRVVRTLERISAAMLAEREVALGR